TGATAGAGCGGTTGCTCCGAGATCAGGACGATCAGCAGCCGGTTGGGATTGGCGAAATAGGAGCCGCCGCGCACCTCCCAGAATCCGTCTTTGATCAGACGGTGGAGACGGATGTGCTCGCGGAAGTCGGCGGCCTGGAGCTGGTCGAGGACCAGCACGGTCGGATCGCCCTCGCTCAGGGCGCAGGCTTCGCTGACGAGGCGGTCGAACGGCTCGATCGGCGGTTCCTCGCGCCCGAGTTCGTCCTGACTCGGCGGCAGTATCACATCCGGCAGCGGCGGATGGGTGTCGGTGAAGTCGTGGTAGAGGATCTGGGGGAAATCGAGCGCGCGGGCGAGGGCGTTGGCGAAGGCCGTCTTGCGCCGTCCGCCGTCGCCCTCGATGTTCAGGGCGCGGATACCGGAGGTCGGCGTTTCGAGCAGGCAGCGCACCTGGAATTCGTAGTCGTCGTTGGACTCGAATCCGTGCGCGTTGAGCTTTTCGGTGAGGCTTGGCATGGGGCCAAGCATAATCGCGACGGCGTTTTAGCCCAAGCGGTTGCGTGGCGGGACGATCGACTCAGCGCAGTAGGGCCAGGATCTCTTCGTGTCCGCCCTCGCGTGCCCAGTCGGCGGCGGTCTTGCCCTCGAAGTCCTTGAGCGTCCGGTCGGCCTGGTGTTCGAGCAATGCCTTGACGCTGGCGACATGGCCTTGCTTGGCCGCCCAGATCAGGGCCGTCCAGCCCATCGTCGACTCCTGATGATCGACCATGGCGCCCTTGTCGAGCAGGCGCTCGACGATGGCGGCATGGTTGTTCGAGGCCGCGAGCATCATGGCCGTATAGCCGCCCGAGTCCATGGCATCGACCTGAGCGCCGGCCTGGAGCAGACGCTCGACGATGGCGGCATGGCCATTGAGCGCGGCCTTCATGAGCGGCGTCCAGTCACAACTGTCGCGCACATTGGGCTGGCGATTGCGGGCCAGGAGTTGCTCGACGGCACTCAGGTCGCCCTGTTCGGCGGACTCGATCAGGGCCATGCCCGGACCATCGGGTGCCATGGCGGTATGCGAGCCGGAGCCTGAATCGGACGGCCCGCATCCGGCCAGCAGTGACAGGAGCGTAACGACGAGGAGGAGTGCGTAGGGCTTGTTCATGGCCGCACATTCTCGTCCTCCGGGTTGGGCCGGCCAATGACAATGCGCAGTCGTCAGGAATTCTCAGGCTCCGGTACGGACCCGTTCGCCATCGGCACGATAGCCGAGCTGAGCCGAAAGGCGGCGTCCGGCATCCATCAATGCCTCGATCCACTCCAGCCGCCGACGCGCGATCGGCGCCGACACCGACAGCCCCGCGCTGACATTCCCCGTCCCGTCGCGGATCAAGACCCCGATGCATCCGACATCGATCTCGGCCTCCTCGTCGTCGAGCGCATAGCCGCGCGCGAGCGATTCGCGACAGGCGTCGATCAGATCGGGCAGGGCGGTGAGGGTGTTGCGGGTGTAGGCGGGCAGGTTGGTGCGCTGGGCATAGGCGCGGATGGCGTCCTCGCCGCCGGCGCCCAGCATCAGCTTGCCGACGGCCGTCACATGCAGGGGCGCGCGCGAGCCGATGAGCTGCTGGACGTGGATCATGCGGTTGGGCGTGGCCTTCTCGATATAGACCACCGAGTCGCCCTCGCGGATGGTGAGATTGATGGTTTCGCCGAAACGGTCGCGCAACGCCTCCATGACCGGGCGGGCGAGGGCGCGCACGTCGAGGTTGCCGTGCAGCCGTACCCCGAGTTGCAGCAGACGCCGTCCGAGTAGGTAGTGGCTGGCGGCGTCCTTCTCGACGAACTGGTTCTGGATCAGGGACGCGAGGATGCGATGGGCGGTCGAGACGTTCAGTCCGGTCTCGGCGGCCAGGATCTTGAGACTGACCGGCTCGGGATAGCGGGCGATGGCGTCGAGCAGGGCGGCGGCGCGGTCGATGACCTGGATGCCTGGGGTGCGCGCGCTGTCTTCCGAAGTGTCGGCGGGTTGAGATGGGGTGTCTTGGCTCATGGCAATGGCTCCATTGATGAAAGCGCATAATTTCGCATAATGAAATCTATCCTTTATTGCGAAAAATCAAGACCGTCTCTACAGTCTCTCCAACGCTAAAGACCAAGCGCCCGACTCAACCGAAACCAACCACGAGGGAGACATCCATGACCCAAGCCGCCACTCCGATCAGTCACAGCGCCGCCAAGCCCGATTTCCGCGACGGCATCCTGCATTTCGGAACACTGCCGGTCGACTTCGAGCACCTGGGCCGGACACCGGCGATCGGCGAGGGTCGCGCGGCCATCGATGCCATCGACGACGCGGCCGTACAACAGACCCAGTGGACGGCCGATACCCTGCGCTATCTGACGCTCCAGCTCTGCGCCTCCAAGCAGTCCGGCCATCCGGGCGGTTTCGCCAGCTCAGCCGATGCCTATGCGGCGCTGGTGATGCTGGGTCATACCAACATCGTCACCGAGGTCGGCCATCACGCGCCCGGTTTCTACAGCGCCATGTTCCTCGACGGCTCGCTGGAATCCATGGGCATCCACACCATGACCGACCTCCAGGCGCGCTTCCGCGAGCGCGACGGGCTGCTGGGGCATCTCTCGGGCGCGGTTCCGGGACTGCTGGCCCCGGCCGGTCCGCTCGGTCAGGGCCAGCACTTCGCCATGGCCGGAGCCTATCTCAATCGCGACCGGCTCTTTCCCTGCACCATCGGTGATGGCGGTCTCGGCGAGCCCTACATCCTCTCGGCCATGAAGCACTTCCACACCGCTTATCCCGAAGTGACCAACTTCCTGCCGGTGCTGGTCTGGAACGGCTACAGCCAGGAGCATCATTCGATGGTGTCGCGGATGGACAACGACGCCATGATCGCCTACTGGCGTGCGCACGACTTCGAGCGCGTGATCCTGATCGACGCCAAGGACTTCGACGACGCGGGGCAGGAGGGGGCTTATGTCGACAGCACGCTCTTCGGTCGCGAGGCACGGCTGGCCTTCTCGCGCGCGGTGCTCGAAGGGGTGCAGGCCGCCGCCGAGTCGGCGCTCGGCGGAACGCTGACGGCGGTGATCCTCAAGCAGCTCAAGGGTGCTGGTGTGCATGCGAGCGGCGCCAAGTCGCACAACCTTTATCCGGGCGACACGGCCGAAAAACCTAACATCGCCGCCGCCTTGGAACGCGGTGCCCTGGCGCCCGAGATCTGGGTGCTGACCCGGACCAATATGAGCCGCGCCGGTGGCGGGCCGGCCGCGCGGACCGTGGTCACGGAGTTCGAGCGCCAGTTGCCCGAGATCGGTCGGCTCCCGCTGCACGAATTCGCACGTGGCGA
The sequence above is drawn from the Allochromatium vinosum DSM 180 genome and encodes:
- a CDS encoding ankyrin repeat domain-containing protein; translated protein: MNKPYALLLVVTLLSLLAGCGPSDSGSGSHTAMAPDGPGMALIESAEQGDLSAVEQLLARNRQPNVRDSCDWTPLMKAALNGHAAIVERLLQAGAQVDAMDSGGYTAMMLAASNNHAAIVERLLDKGAMVDHQESTMGWTALIWAAKQGHVASVKALLEHQADRTLKDFEGKTAADWAREGGHEEILALLR
- a CDS encoding IclR family transcriptional regulator, coding for MSQDTPSQPADTSEDSARTPGIQVIDRAAALLDAIARYPEPVSLKILAAETGLNVSTAHRILASLIQNQFVEKDAASHYLLGRRLLQLGVRLHGNLDVRALARPVMEALRDRFGETINLTIREGDSVVYIEKATPNRMIHVQQLIGSRAPLHVTAVGKLMLGAGGEDAIRAYAQRTNLPAYTRNTLTALPDLIDACRESLARGYALDDEEAEIDVGCIGVLIRDGTGNVSAGLSVSAPIARRRLEWIEALMDAGRRLSAQLGYRADGERVRTGA
- a CDS encoding phosphoketolase family protein yields the protein MTQAATPISHSAAKPDFRDGILHFGTLPVDFEHLGRTPAIGEGRAAIDAIDDAAVQQTQWTADTLRYLTLQLCASKQSGHPGGFASSADAYAALVMLGHTNIVTEVGHHAPGFYSAMFLDGSLESMGIHTMTDLQARFRERDGLLGHLSGAVPGLLAPAGPLGQGQHFAMAGAYLNRDRLFPCTIGDGGLGEPYILSAMKHFHTAYPEVTNFLPVLVWNGYSQEHHSMVSRMDNDAMIAYWRAHDFERVILIDAKDFDDAGQEGAYVDSTLFGREARLAFSRAVLEGVQAAAESALGGTLTAVILKQLKGAGVHASGAKSHNLYPGDTAEKPNIAAALERGALAPEIWVLTRTNMSRAGGGPAARTVVTEFERQLPEIGRLPLHEFARGEQAVPASALANLVAELGRRDPQFVVTNADGNEASAMKAINDALKIRHPTADPLYNQSPSGQVYEPLNEDACAGLAAGIALFGGRSLWLSYESFAINGWPIVQTVGQAMAELRRRTPAMVSMFTAGALEQGRNGWTHQRPEIENYIGGQVRNGNVYLLYPADANMIQAAYAWAVEQSNKCISIVASKSALPVHTTLDQAREAIERGAICLYESAPGARGTVVFAVTGDMVFQPVFAAKDRLEAAGYRVRIVAVVNPRRLYRERDVAWSHSAQPDGRFMSDAEFEALFAGDVLIGVSGGGTVALEPVLLRSRAAGRDLIGWQRGETTASPAEIMAYNGISPESLERRALELLDSEDARLDRAA